The sequence below is a genomic window from Bos taurus isolate L1 Dominette 01449 registration number 42190680 breed Hereford chromosome 7, ARS-UCD2.0, whole genome shotgun sequence.
GGGATCGCTTTGGGGCTGCTAGGGACCCTTGACGCcgcccagggaagtccctgggggtTCTAGAATGAGAGTACTAATTGGGATCTTGGGGACTCAGTTGGAACCTAAAAATTTTCCTAGAAGTGAGGACCAGGGTCCCCAAGATGCGTAATCCTGCTTTACGGGTGATGCCCACCTCGTAGGGAGAATTCCACGTATCCCAGACCTTCTCTTCCTGGACTCTCCGAATGGTGGCCAGAGGATCCCGAACCATTCTGTGCTTACCTGGAATTGGTCTGGGGTCATGGCCTACAGGGGTggccctctcttcctctcccgtCACCCTTTGAACCTGTCCTAAATACAGAGATACCGGGAGGGGGCCGAAGCCCTTGGCGGAATCTCGTGCCAGagccctggggctgggctggtGGGAAGTCTGAACTGTCTCTGTTTCCTTGGTCTCCGGCAGGGGGAGAAGCGAGCAGATATCCAACTGAACAGCTTTGGTTTCTACACCAACGGCTCCCTGGAGGTGAATCTGAGCCTCCTGAGGCTAGGCCGCCAGGATACAGAAGAGAAGGCCCCGCTGGTGAGGGGCTTTGGGAAATttgctggaggagggagaggtgcaCAAGTTTCTGAGCCcagccacccccccaccccccccacccccccccagtTCTGGATTCACATCGTAGCTCTGCCTCACCCTTGTGATCGTGGGCCAGTCCTTTGGTCTCTCCTGAGTTTTTATTTGCTTATCTGTAACTGAGGAATATTTGCTTATCTGtaactgaggagaaggcaatggcaacccactccagtactcttgcctggaaaaccccatggacggaggagcctggtaggcttcagtccatggggtcgctgagtcggacacgactgagcgacttcactttctcttttcactttcatgcgttagagaaggaaatggcaacccactccagtgttcttgcctggagaatcccagggacggggggaggcggggctggtaggctgccatatatggggtcacacagagtcggacacaactgacatgacttagcagcaactgaGGAATACTTTCTCAGGCTATATAGGAAGCTGGTGAGAGGGGAGCCTACCAGTGAACGGGACAGCCCCAGTTCCTGCAGTCAAAATAAGAGGCTAGTGTTATTGAACCCCCGCTGGGTACCCATGTACTGCAAATCAATTTCCATGAGTCTGTTCTGTCATAGCCACCTTTCAGGATCCCTGTGATAATATTACACCTGTAAACCAAATTTTACAGGTGTTTGTACAGACTCAGAGGTATGTGGCTTACTCAGAGTCCCAGAGCTTGGATGTAGATCCAAGTGTGTTGGATTCCAGAGCCCAAGGCAGGAAGCCGTAAACATTCTACTTATTTTTTACATCATCATTTtaaattgggggtgggggggagaggaACCAgcgaaggtctcctggaggaaatGACATCCTAGTCGAGTGGTTAGGAGTTAAAGGAAGAGGATTGGGGTGCTGGGGGCAAGTAGGCAAAGTCAGTGAATGCAGGATCTCCCCCTTAGTAGGTATTAAGGAAGTTCGAGGTTATGTGTCTGTTGCCACTGATAGAGGTCCTTGCTGGCATCCCCCACCTCACAGTCTCTTTTCTTTCCACTTGCCAGGTGGGGTTCAGTCTGACCCGGGTGAGATCTGGCAGCATTCGCTCCTACTCAGTGAGTGGTAGGGATGAAAGTGGGGAGAGGACGGTGGAggggcagaggcagaggaaggggagggtTGTCTGTTGGCCTCTGAAACTCAGAGGCCCCTGTCCTCTcccagagaggaagggagaaactCACCCTTGCCccggggaaggaggagaggatggggagggaggcagggtgggCCTGGACCAGTGGGTGGGGGTAACCAAAGCTCCCTACTGCCCACCCTCCAGAATCGGGACTCCCATGAGTGTCCTCTCCGGAAAAACAGTAGCAGCCTCCTGGTTCTCTTCCTCATCAACACCAAGGATCTGGAGTGAGTATGGGGGCTACTCTAAAGATCCATCACTGGGGTGTCCCTCGTAATACCCATGTGAGCTGATCAGGTGGAATGAGAACCAGCCAGAAACAACCTTATGCCTTTGGAGAAAGCCACtcgcttttgttgttgttgttaaattttagttatttatttttggctgcactgggtctttgttgctgcacataggctttctctaCTGGTGGCGAGCAGAAGCTACTTTCTCTCTACTTAAGATGCTCTGGCTTCTGATTCCTATGGCATCTCTtattgcggagcacgggctctagggcattcGGGCTTCAGTAGGTTCGGCAGGTGAGCTCTAGaacgcaggctcagtggttgtggcgcatgggcttagatGTTCCGTGGCataggggatcctcccagaccagggattgaatccatctcccctgcatttggcaggtggattctttaccactgagccaccagggcagccctccctggtggtacagcggataaaaatccacctaccaatgaaggagaggcagattcgatctctggatcaggaagatcccctggagtaggaaatggcaacctgctccagtattcttgcctggagaatcccacggacagaggaacctggagggctacatttccatagggtcccaaagagttggacagaactgaagcgacttagcatgcacacatgaccagggaagcctgacagcATTTTCTTACTAAATAAGGTGTATTTCAGTAGAATGAGTGACTTGGTATCATGGGAAGTGACAGATAATCCCTGGTGCTAGCAACACAGGGATGTGGCAGCCATCTCGATTGGATGGTGGCCAAATGCTGCCACTTGATGACCACTGTTAGAGCCCCCCGAGAGAGGAGACCCTGAGGACCTGAGTGGCCATTGAGTCCCTCAGCACAGCTGGTGTTCCTGACCTCGGGCTTCAGCCTCCCCACATCATCCCCAGGGTCCAGGTACGAAAGTATGGGGAGCAGAAAAAGCTATTCATCTCTGCTGGGCTCCTCCCGGAATCACCCTCCAAACCAGGGCTCCCGAAGTCAGAGCACATGGTCACCCCCAAGGTGGACCACGGTGAGTCGGGCTGGGAGGAGTGGGTGGGCAGGGGTGCTCCATACATCCCCCCATCGTTCTGCTGTCTGTCCATCTCTGATCTCACCTGTGTTTCACCAGCAGGGACCACTGCTGCACCTGACAAGGCCAAGTCAAAACCCACAGGGTTACAAGGGGACCGGCAGGTACGGGAagccagggcaggagggaggaagGCCCCGCCCCCATAGGGGCAACTGATGCTCCATCGAGTTACTCTGTCCCCCGCAGGGTGTCAGTGGGAAGGACCAGGAGCTGGTGTTGGGCCTGGGCCACCTCAACAACTCCTATAATTTCAGTGTGAGTATCTGGGAGTGcctgcagcccctcccctccacaaAGTGGAGACGCCCCCAAGTTGAGGTCCCCTCTCCCCTCTGTCCGCCCGCCTCTCAGTTCCATGTAGTGATTGGCTCTAGGGCCGAGGAAGGCCAGTACAACCTCAACTTCCACAACTGTGACAACTCGGTGCCAGGCCGGGAGCAGCCATTTGACATCACGGTGAGTGGAGGGGAGGGCAGTGGGACCATGGAGCCCTCACTGCGGGCCAGGTACCGTGTGTGCCTCAGGGAGACGGGAAATCTGAGGATCAGAAATGAGAGAACGGAACCTGGACACTCACACTCAGGGCCCAGCGTGTCTGGAGCTAGCCTGCAACCCCCTGTCCCCCACTGCTTCCTCCCCAGGTAATGATCCGGGAGAAGAACCCCGAGGGCTACCTGTCAGCGGCGGAAATCCCTCTTTTCAAGCTGTACATGGTCATGTCCGCATGCTTCCTGGGCGCCGGCATCTTCTGGGTGTCCATCCTCTGCAAGAACACGTAATGCCCTTGATCCTGGGGGTCCTCCACCTCCTGTCTCCCCACTTTCCCATCCCTGCCCCAAACCAATGCCCTCTCTCTTCTGTCCCTCATCTCTCCTCCCCCTCCAGGTACAACGTCTTCAAGATCCACTGGCTCATGGCAGCCCTGACTTTCACCAAGAGCGTCTCTCTCCTCTTCCACAGTGTGAGAGTCTGGGGCCAGGAACAGCGTGGGGTGGGCTGGAGTCTCTGGGGCCAGGAAAAAGCCCCTACAAGCCACTCCCCAAATCTCTGCAGACCCTGGGCTGGAGAGTTCCATATGTCCATCCGAGTGTCCATCCATTTTATCACTGTAGCCAGCTTTCCATCCAGCCCTTCTGTCCAGCTGTGATAGCCCACCTTTCAGTCTGACTATTTGTGGGTCCAGCTGTGACTATCAACCAGGCCGATTATCTAACTGTCCATCCGTCCGACTGTGACCTTCCCTCCATTGTCGAGGGTGTGactgtctctttctctgtccaCGCGCCATCCTGATTGGAACCGTCTGTTCCTGTCCCCTTCCTGGCCATCCATCCATCAGTGATTGTGCATGTTCCCAAaccaccatccatccaccctCCCCATTCCCCTGTCCATCTGTCTGACTGTCAATCCATCCACCCACCTCCAGATCAACTACTACTTCATCAACAGCCAGGGCCACCCCATCGAAGGCCTCGCTGTCATGCACTACATCACGCATCTGTGAGTGCCCCTTTCTGCTGGGCAAGGTGGTGGGGAGGCAGACAGAGGAGGGCTGGGCCCCCAGGGTCTCACCACACCTCCTACCTCCCTCCGCCAGGCTGAAAGGTGCCCTCCTCTTCATCACCATTGCCTTGATCGGCTCCGGCTGGGCCTTCGTCAAGTATGTGCTGTCAGACAAGGAGAAGAAGATCTTTGGGATAGTGATCCCACTGCAGGTGCCTAGGGAGGTCCCAGGGGCGGGGCTGGTGGGCGTGGCTACACACGCCCAGTCCCCCGCCCacctgccccgccccctgccccgcaGGTCCTGGCCAACGTGGCCTACATTGTCATGGAGTCCCGCGAGGAGGGTGCCAGCGACTACGGTATCTGGAAGGAGATCCTCTTCCTGGTGGATCTCATCTGCTGTGGCACCATCCTGTTCCCCGTGGTCTGGTGAGGACCCCCACTAGGCCCCTCCCGCTGTGGGCACGGGCAGGGGCAGTACTGACTGCCCCCTGTGTCCCTCCCTCCGTCCCAGGTCCATCCGGCATCTCCAGGACGCGTCTGGCACTGATGGGAAGGGTGAGGCTGTGCCTGGGGCCCTTGGCTGGCTGCTGGCCCCTCTTGCTGACCCCTGGATGCTCCTCCCAT
It includes:
- the GPR108 gene encoding protein GPR108 precursor — encoded protein: MAVSERRGLGRGSPAEWGPWLLLLLLLGGSSGRIHRLTLTGEKRADIQLNSFGFYTNGSLEVNLSLLRLGRQDTEEKAPLVGFSLTRVRSGSIRSYSNRDSHECPLRKNSSSLLVLFLINTKDLEVQVRKYGEQKKLFISAGLLPESPSKPGLPKSEHMVTPKVDHAGTTAAPDKAKSKPTGLQGDRQGVSGKDQELVLGLGHLNNSYNFSFHVVIGSRAEEGQYNLNFHNCDNSVPGREQPFDITVMIREKNPEGYLSAAEIPLFKLYMVMSACFLGAGIFWVSILCKNTYNVFKIHWLMAALTFTKSVSLLFHSINYYFINSQGHPIEGLAVMHYITHLLKGALLFITIALIGSGWAFVKYVLSDKEKKIFGIVIPLQVLANVAYIVMESREEGASDYGIWKEILFLVDLICCGTILFPVVWSIRHLQDASGTDGKVAVNLAKLKLFRHYYVMVICYIYFTRIIAILLRAVVPFQWQWLYQLLVEGSTLAFFVLTGYKFQPARDNPYLQLPQEDEEGMQIEQVMTDSGFREGLSKVNKTASGRELL
- the GPR108 gene encoding protein GPR108 isoform X1, whose amino-acid sequence is MAVSERRGLGRGSPAEWGPWLLLLLLLGGSSGRIHRLTLTGEKRADIQLNSFGFYTNGSLEVNLSLLRLGRQDTEEKAPLVGFSLTRVRSGSIRSYSNRDSHECPLRKNSSSLLVLFLINTKDLEVQVRKYGEQKKLFISAGLLPESPSKPGLPKSEHMVTPKVDHGTTAAPDKAKSKPTGLQGDRQGVSGKDQELVLGLGHLNNSYNFSFHVVIGSRAEEGQYNLNFHNCDNSVPGREQPFDITVMIREKNPEGYLSAAEIPLFKLYMVMSACFLGAGIFWVSILCKNTYNVFKIHWLMAALTFTKSVSLLFHSINYYFINSQGHPIEGLAVMHYITHLLKGALLFITIALIGSGWAFVKYVLSDKEKKIFGIVIPLQVLANVAYIVMESREEGASDYGIWKEILFLVDLICCGTILFPVVWSIRHLQDASGTDGKVAVNLAKLKLFRHYYVMVICYIYFTRIIAILLRAVVPFQWQWLYQLLVEGSTLAFFVLTGYKFQPARDNPYLQLPQEDEEGMQIEQVMTDSGFREGLSKVNKTASGRELL